The Bacteroides acidifaciens genome includes a region encoding these proteins:
- a CDS encoding DUF4955 domain-containing protein, with the protein MKLLGNMPGKSILYLFCLLVIAACHSDEKPEEAGPLPVVPAPEPKPEPEPEPDTSDCKAWTDFVAGNEANVLLDFSYAGYKHGETAPPDVWTLGYTVYDVTDYGAIPDDGKSDRDALLKILDKIGINGNRKANALIYFPEGEFILYDESDRGDSDNDVRMQIRAGNIILKGAGRDKTTITMAAPYPPLPNVEWAGSMFDFKNWNGFSNLLAKVTGSSPKGSFSVEVASTGSIRPGDRVCLKLEDNSPELIAEELHPYRWMTSMTQLQTQGVQVYDFHEVKSVSGNRITFVEPIMHEVNPRWNWTVCHYDCYENVGVEDLSFKGQAGEDFVHSQWYENSAYKPLGFQQIVNGWVRRVDFHSVSEAATFTLCANISAYDIRISGNRGHCSVHTAGSSRVLIADVRDEAKSKTMANAGQWHAVGVSKQSLGTVIKDCTWGNDSNFESHATQPRATLLDSCTGGFLQSHQGGDTNQLPNHLDDLVLWNFCATRTLSNEANKWIWWSDERGWKFLPPVIVGFHGENVNFEVSQVKLMESYGKKVRPQSLYKAQLQRRLGYLPAIDYLK; encoded by the coding sequence ATGAAACTACTAGGAAACATGCCGGGAAAGAGTATTCTTTACCTGTTTTGTCTACTGGTGATAGCGGCCTGCCATTCCGACGAAAAGCCGGAAGAGGCAGGCCCTTTGCCTGTTGTGCCCGCCCCCGAACCGAAGCCCGAACCGGAGCCCGAACCGGATACTTCCGATTGCAAGGCATGGACGGATTTCGTGGCAGGCAACGAAGCGAACGTACTCCTCGATTTCTCCTATGCTGGATACAAACACGGAGAAACGGCACCACCCGATGTATGGACATTGGGATATACCGTTTATGACGTCACCGACTACGGTGCTATCCCCGACGACGGCAAATCCGACCGGGATGCCTTACTGAAGATTCTCGATAAAATCGGTATCAACGGTAATCGCAAAGCCAACGCTCTCATTTATTTTCCCGAAGGTGAATTTATCCTTTATGATGAAAGCGATCGGGGAGACTCGGACAACGATGTGAGAATGCAGATACGTGCCGGAAATATCATCCTGAAAGGAGCAGGACGGGACAAGACCACCATCACCATGGCAGCCCCCTACCCGCCTTTGCCCAATGTAGAATGGGCAGGCTCCATGTTCGACTTCAAGAACTGGAACGGATTCTCGAACCTGCTGGCAAAAGTGACGGGAAGTTCGCCGAAAGGAAGTTTCTCTGTAGAAGTGGCTTCTACGGGAAGTATCCGTCCGGGCGACCGTGTCTGCCTGAAACTGGAAGACAACTCTCCCGAACTGATTGCCGAAGAGCTGCATCCATACCGATGGATGACTTCCATGACGCAGTTACAGACGCAAGGCGTGCAAGTGTACGATTTCCATGAAGTGAAATCCGTCAGCGGCAACCGTATCACCTTCGTCGAACCTATCATGCATGAAGTGAATCCCCGCTGGAACTGGACTGTCTGCCACTACGACTGCTACGAGAACGTGGGAGTGGAAGACTTGTCTTTCAAAGGGCAGGCAGGAGAAGATTTTGTGCATAGCCAATGGTATGAGAACTCGGCCTACAAGCCGCTCGGCTTTCAGCAGATTGTCAATGGCTGGGTACGCCGGGTGGACTTCCACAGTGTCAGCGAAGCAGCAACTTTTACCTTATGCGCCAATATATCCGCCTACGATATCCGCATCAGCGGAAACCGCGGGCATTGCTCCGTACATACTGCCGGCTCTTCACGGGTATTGATAGCGGACGTACGGGACGAAGCCAAATCAAAAACGATGGCAAATGCGGGACAATGGCATGCGGTAGGCGTCAGCAAGCAATCGTTGGGAACAGTCATCAAGGATTGTACCTGGGGGAATGACAGCAATTTCGAATCGCATGCTACACAACCCAGGGCGACTTTGCTGGATAGTTGCACAGGCGGGTTTCTTCAATCCCATCAAGGCGGAGATACGAATCAGCTACCCAATCATCTGGACGATTTGGTGCTTTGGAACTTCTGCGCAACCCGTACTCTTTCCAACGAAGCCAACAAGTGGATATGGTGGAGCGACGAACGCGGCTGGAAATTTCTTCCACCGGTTATTGTCGGTTTTCATGGAGAAAATGTTAATTTTGAAGTTTCACAAGTGAAACTGATGGAGAGTTATGGCAAAAAGGTTCGCCCGCAGTCTCTCTATAAGGCTCAGTTACAACGCCGGCTGGGATATTTGCCGGCTATTGATTATCTTAAATAA
- a CDS encoding DUF4627 domain-containing protein, producing the protein MKTMNFKLGLASLLAAALLTSVNAKASDNNADKQKDKVEIKAIASLPVGNIDPVQDDKTNPEETDIWLYRVAGELETGDAKVELDKTLNRNVLRCDFYQQKSWYGTYLCYRTKNQEMQRKVYSLTFKAKGTSGNNMKVIIVGNNGKECVIAARKSESETPAGYKQINLKKDYTEYVLDFDFSKKVKAPYQYPDGNGELGETSDEVLTNFFIMFSPNSEFTKFVLDDVKLELKK; encoded by the coding sequence ATGAAAACAATGAACTTTAAACTGGGATTGGCATCCCTATTGGCTGCCGCCCTTCTGACTTCAGTGAACGCAAAAGCATCTGACAACAACGCTGATAAACAAAAAGACAAAGTGGAAATTAAAGCTATTGCCAGCTTGCCCGTAGGAAATATCGACCCGGTGCAGGATGACAAAACCAATCCTGAAGAAACAGACATATGGCTCTATCGCGTGGCAGGAGAACTGGAAACGGGAGACGCAAAAGTGGAACTCGACAAAACATTGAATCGCAACGTACTCCGTTGCGACTTCTATCAGCAGAAGAGCTGGTACGGCACTTACTTGTGCTACCGTACCAAGAATCAGGAGATGCAGCGCAAAGTGTATAGCCTCACTTTCAAGGCAAAAGGCACTTCGGGCAACAACATGAAAGTTATCATCGTCGGAAACAACGGCAAGGAATGTGTCATAGCAGCACGCAAGAGCGAATCCGAAACGCCTGCCGGATACAAACAGATTAACCTGAAGAAAGACTACACCGAGTATGTGCTCGACTTCGACTTCTCCAAAAAAGTGAAAGCTCCCTACCAATATCCTGACGGCAACGGCGAACTGGGAGAAACATCGGACGAAGTGCTGACTAATTTCTTCATCATGTTCTCTCCGAACAGTGAATTCACCAAGTTTGTTTTGGACGACGTGAAACTCGAACTGAAAAAGTAA
- a CDS encoding fimbrillin family protein codes for MKTQYIRLGIASLLTLILGSCSQDATDGTFPQETGKEIVFSTNIVQTRTQTTDRKTVFVDEDHIGVFVLNRSTSATLHSNLNYLYKENAWSSETLVTFPLDGSDVNFYAYYPYAEGNTATVFDFTVSTDQAANGLNQSDLLLAENVTSEANDEAVALSFTHALALLEVKVTLPAGVKADKVILKAYTTASVNLQAQDATVKTDATVSEVTLMRLSDDTFRGVVPAQELSERCIKIIGDNGVAFRYTADSPMTLQANRINTLTATCQ; via the coding sequence ATGAAAACACAATACATACGATTGGGAATAGCGTCTTTACTGACGCTCATTCTCGGTTCGTGCAGCCAGGATGCAACAGACGGTACATTCCCCCAAGAAACGGGTAAAGAGATTGTTTTCAGTACCAACATCGTGCAGACACGCACGCAGACCACCGACCGGAAGACTGTGTTTGTAGACGAAGACCACATCGGGGTCTTCGTCCTCAACCGGTCCACTTCCGCAACTCTTCACAGCAACCTGAATTATCTGTATAAAGAAAACGCATGGAGTTCTGAAACTCTTGTTACTTTTCCCCTCGATGGAAGTGATGTCAATTTCTATGCTTACTACCCATACGCGGAAGGAAATACGGCAACCGTTTTCGACTTTACCGTCAGTACAGACCAGGCAGCCAACGGATTGAACCAAAGCGACCTGCTGCTGGCCGAGAATGTGACATCGGAAGCGAACGATGAGGCAGTTGCCCTTTCGTTCACCCACGCCCTGGCGTTGCTGGAAGTAAAAGTCACCCTGCCCGCAGGAGTAAAGGCGGACAAAGTGATACTGAAAGCCTACACCACCGCTTCGGTAAATCTCCAAGCACAGGACGCAACCGTGAAAACAGATGCTACCGTGTCGGAAGTCACTTTGATGAGACTCAGTGACGACACCTTCCGCGGCGTAGTCCCCGCACAGGAATTAAGTGAAAGATGTATCAAAATCATCGGTGACAACGGTGTAGCATTCCGGTATACAGCCGACAGTCCGATGACGTTGCAAGCGAACAGGATAAATACATTAACTGCCACTTGCCAATGA
- a CDS encoding fimbrillin family protein, with product MENKLLYTALLMAAASLTFCGCDNNNEGEDEIQTTDTPLVLTGKNYSFDPKAAGAEWKKGKNIGIFLTTENGEDIINSYENVLYNSIEVPAGYFAPPVGNDPVYFPQDGSKTNLIAYFPYSENLTENRISMDVSNQNNASPFNFLYSNNCKGVGKDNNKVVMELRPVLSQVVLDLVPGDGVTKEYLEEATAILKGIDSKAQFNLLSGQFENLEAKKNITMRASETANSDTAQVIPTASIEGIQLYVSLPKMNREFTWELSEKLTELKQGYRYVCTATISLDKISIETTEEPITDWTNGNQGTGNLQENWILKTIDDLPTGAIKAESTNDKPWQYEIGNWIFVAKSVSQIGEAAVINETSLGHNVIHCKINDNNTWYKTYIAYRMQTPKREVYTLKFKMKGTTNKSVRCFILREDKKIIAINAPDNKYQGAYMLNLTEEYKEYQIDFDFSKQVLSIYNTVTDYTETTDEVLENLFLQFSPASNDTEFYLYDVVLEPKKN from the coding sequence ATGGAAAATAAATTACTTTATACGGCTTTATTAATGGCTGCCGCATCGCTAACCTTCTGCGGATGTGACAATAACAACGAAGGAGAAGATGAAATACAGACTACCGACACACCTTTGGTATTGACCGGGAAAAACTACAGTTTCGACCCGAAAGCCGCAGGTGCAGAATGGAAAAAAGGAAAGAATATCGGTATCTTCCTGACAACGGAGAATGGAGAGGATATTATAAACTCTTACGAGAATGTATTGTATAACTCTATCGAAGTGCCTGCGGGCTATTTCGCCCCGCCTGTCGGCAACGACCCTGTCTATTTCCCACAGGACGGTAGCAAGACGAATCTCATCGCCTACTTCCCCTACTCGGAGAATCTGACGGAGAACCGCATTTCAATGGATGTATCCAATCAAAACAATGCATCGCCTTTCAATTTTCTCTATTCCAACAATTGCAAAGGAGTGGGCAAAGACAATAATAAGGTAGTTATGGAACTTCGTCCGGTGTTATCGCAAGTCGTGCTCGACCTTGTTCCCGGCGACGGAGTGACGAAGGAATATTTGGAAGAAGCAACCGCCATACTGAAAGGGATAGATAGCAAAGCACAGTTCAATCTGCTGTCCGGTCAGTTCGAGAACCTCGAAGCCAAGAAGAATATCACAATGAGAGCCAGTGAGACAGCCAACAGCGACACGGCACAAGTGATTCCGACAGCTTCGATAGAAGGCATCCAGCTTTATGTTTCACTCCCTAAAATGAATCGTGAGTTTACTTGGGAGTTATCGGAAAAGTTGACTGAACTCAAACAAGGTTACCGCTATGTATGCACTGCTACGATTTCTCTGGATAAGATTTCCATTGAAACAACGGAAGAACCGATTACAGACTGGACAAACGGTAATCAGGGCACCGGTAATCTGCAGGAGAACTGGATACTGAAAACAATTGACGATTTGCCGACAGGAGCAATAAAAGCAGAGAGTACAAATGATAAGCCGTGGCAATACGAAATTGGCAACTGGATTTTTGTAGCGAAGAGTGTTAGCCAAATCGGAGAAGCGGCAGTTATCAATGAGACGTCTTTGGGACACAACGTGATACATTGCAAGATAAACGACAATAATACTTGGTATAAGACCTACATCGCTTACAGAATGCAGACTCCGAAACGGGAAGTATATACTCTCAAATTCAAAATGAAAGGTACTACCAATAAGTCGGTAAGATGCTTCATCTTAAGAGAAGATAAAAAGATTATAGCTATCAACGCCCCCGACAATAAATATCAAGGAGCCTATATGCTCAACCTTACAGAAGAGTATAAAGAATATCAGATAGATTTCGATTTCTCCAAACAAGTTTTAAGTATCTATAATACTGTCACAGACTATACAGAAACAACCGATGAAGTCTTGGAGAATCTGTTCCTTCAGTTCTCACCTGCAAGCAATGATACTGAATTCTACCTATACGATGTAGTACTTGAACCCAAAAAGAACTAA
- a CDS encoding RagB/SusD family nutrient uptake outer membrane protein, with protein sequence MKKLLIYISLATCLSACDFLETDTYDELSENNVYNNLESCEAGLAGIYDPMSSSKLYGGHLITTCDAGSDIMVYNKQYSIGMTKLYLNNYTSVDKELKEAWTELYKGINRANTYIEAITDKPADVCKDERTKQRLLAEAKGMRALYYMNLVSFWGEVPLRLTATRDLKSQKLKRSPQIDIYNQIISDLEEAEKGCLTADELAQAGHISVTTAQALMARAYMWMSGYPVYADKWNEALTYARKVRDSELHELVQDRGDLNGYEALFIDLCSDKYNWKENMFEAEMYGNDLNITRESGSIGLSIGITQGSALDPDNGFCYGFYNGTRILFRMYEENDKRKWWNFSNYGFQTEKISENVEKVTRKYKTESELNTMRDGDAAKYRREYEVVRPLTQYTTSINVPIMRYADVLLMIAEAANEVNQGPTQEAVDAINEVRKRAKASEVKLGDYDYESFRELVRDERARELCYEGNRKMDLRRWGKDYFEKRIKMLADQNIIVGGEYDGDMIGYPTTVSGSYAGVNIKAQPGIELQPKHIYFPIPEVELNTNPICGQNEGW encoded by the coding sequence ATGAAGAAACTATTGATATATATCAGCCTGGCAACTTGCCTGTCAGCTTGTGACTTCCTCGAAACGGATACTTACGATGAACTGTCGGAAAACAATGTGTACAACAACCTCGAAAGTTGCGAAGCAGGACTGGCGGGAATCTACGACCCGATGAGCAGTTCAAAGCTCTACGGCGGACACCTTATTACTACCTGTGATGCCGGTTCGGACATCATGGTGTACAACAAGCAGTATAGTATCGGTATGACAAAGCTCTATCTCAACAACTATACTTCCGTTGACAAAGAGCTGAAAGAAGCATGGACGGAACTGTACAAAGGCATCAACCGTGCCAATACTTACATCGAAGCCATCACCGACAAACCGGCGGACGTATGCAAGGATGAGCGTACCAAACAACGCCTGCTGGCAGAAGCCAAAGGAATGCGTGCCCTGTATTACATGAATCTGGTCAGTTTTTGGGGAGAAGTTCCCTTGCGCCTGACGGCTACCCGCGACCTGAAATCACAGAAACTGAAACGCAGCCCGCAAATAGACATCTACAATCAAATCATTTCAGACCTTGAGGAGGCTGAAAAAGGTTGCCTCACCGCAGACGAACTGGCACAAGCGGGACATATATCGGTAACCACGGCACAAGCACTGATGGCAAGAGCATATATGTGGATGTCCGGTTATCCGGTCTATGCCGACAAATGGAACGAAGCATTGACTTACGCCCGCAAGGTAAGAGACAGCGAACTGCATGAACTGGTACAAGACCGTGGCGATTTGAACGGCTATGAAGCGCTTTTTATCGACCTGTGTTCCGACAAATATAACTGGAAGGAAAATATGTTTGAAGCGGAAATGTACGGCAACGACTTGAACATCACCCGCGAATCCGGCTCTATCGGCCTTTCAATCGGAATCACCCAAGGCTCGGCTCTCGACCCCGACAACGGTTTCTGCTACGGCTTCTATAACGGAACCCGCATCCTGTTCCGTATGTATGAAGAGAACGACAAACGCAAATGGTGGAACTTCTCCAACTATGGTTTCCAAACGGAAAAGATAAGCGAGAATGTGGAAAAGGTAACACGCAAATACAAGACGGAATCCGAACTGAACACCATGCGTGACGGAGATGCAGCCAAATATCGCCGGGAATATGAAGTAGTACGCCCGTTGACACAATACACCACCTCCATCAATGTCCCCATCATGCGTTATGCAGATGTATTGCTGATGATTGCCGAAGCTGCCAACGAGGTGAACCAGGGGCCTACCCAGGAAGCGGTGGATGCCATCAATGAGGTTAGAAAGAGAGCGAAAGCCAGTGAAGTCAAACTTGGTGACTACGATTATGAAAGTTTCCGCGAACTGGTGCGCGACGAACGCGCCCGTGAATTGTGTTACGAAGGCAACCGCAAAATGGACTTGCGCCGTTGGGGTAAAGATTACTTTGAGAAACGTATCAAGATGCTGGCAGACCAGAATATCATCGTCGGCGGAGAGTATGACGGCGACATGATTGGCTATCCTACCACAGTGAGCGGTTCTTATGCGGGTGTCAACATCAAAGCGCAACCGGGTATCGAACTGCAACCGAAACATATCTATTTCCCTATCCCGGAAGTGGAACTGAACACCAATCCGATATGCGGACAGAACGAGGGATGGTAA
- a CDS encoding glycoside hydrolase family protein, protein MKRNSILPLLVGAICLLTGSSYGYAQKITNLVELKQKSSNELFHHLAKAPHTPAFESENYWVWGSSVIKGDDGKYHMFVSRFPKSLPFHPSWMVASEIVHAVSDIPQGPYRFSDVALPARGAQYWDGRSAHNPRILKYNHKYYLIYMGSTHPFAEPTYDELTLDSPWCIVARANKRIGLAVADSPYGPWKRMDEPILKTQPNTFYSFLTSNPSPILQEDGSVMMIFKGRAHTENGKHSDMALGIAYAPSIEGPYTVLNNNQPIFQIDGQGEAEDPFLWKDQRGYHAIFKDHVSKFTGEWGGGAMAHSKDGINWNIDKDPKAYSRTVEWEDGKIEMQGQLERPFILFENGKPTYIFFATMDGPGGFENAKKSWNMVIPIR, encoded by the coding sequence ATGAAAAGAAATTCTATTTTACCTTTGCTTGTAGGGGCAATATGCCTGCTGACCGGCAGTAGTTACGGATATGCTCAGAAGATTACGAATCTTGTTGAGTTAAAGCAGAAGTCATCCAACGAGCTTTTTCATCATTTGGCCAAAGCTCCGCACACTCCTGCCTTCGAGTCCGAAAACTATTGGGTATGGGGGAGCTCGGTTATAAAAGGAGATGACGGCAAATACCATATGTTTGTCTCCCGTTTTCCTAAATCGCTGCCTTTTCATCCCAGTTGGATGGTAGCTTCGGAGATTGTACATGCCGTATCGGATATACCTCAGGGCCCTTACCGCTTCTCCGATGTAGCTCTTCCGGCACGCGGCGCACAGTACTGGGACGGACGCTCGGCACACAATCCCCGTATCTTGAAGTATAACCATAAGTACTACCTTATATATATGGGCTCCACCCACCCATTTGCCGAGCCTACGTATGATGAGCTGACATTGGACAGCCCGTGGTGCATCGTAGCCCGTGCCAACAAACGTATCGGACTGGCAGTAGCGGATTCTCCCTACGGCCCGTGGAAACGCATGGACGAACCTATACTAAAGACGCAACCTAACACGTTTTACAGCTTCCTGACTTCCAACCCCTCTCCTATCCTGCAGGAAGACGGTTCGGTCATGATGATTTTCAAAGGACGCGCGCACACCGAGAATGGCAAACACTCGGACATGGCACTGGGCATCGCCTATGCGCCCTCAATCGAAGGTCCTTATACCGTGCTCAACAACAATCAGCCTATTTTTCAGATAGACGGACAAGGGGAAGCGGAAGACCCGTTCTTATGGAAAGACCAAAGGGGATACCACGCCATCTTCAAGGACCATGTAAGCAAGTTTACCGGTGAATGGGGCGGCGGCGCTATGGCACACTCCAAGGACGGGATAAACTGGAACATAGACAAAGACCCGAAGGCGTACTCGCGTACTGTGGAATGGGAAGACGGAAAAATAGAGATGCAGGGACAGTTGGAACGTCCGTTTATTCTCTTTGAAAACGGAAAGCCGACATATATCTTCTTCGCTACCATGGACGGCCCCGGTGGTTTTGAGAATGCGAAAAAGTCATGGAACATGGTTATTCCTATCCGGTAA
- a CDS encoding DUF5017 domain-containing protein, whose protein sequence is MKNRNKIVYGMLLFLTTAFTSCDNNGIDDLDFDVSLQNPETTVKVGEPVTFAFSGDPDYLIFYSGEYGKKYANRNRTKADVESLILKYNLELKYARINYRNGLKVLISEDFNGIYDEENIKQATWSDMDGQLKVPVIESTYEGYQHGEVRDIVVDMDNYKDKRFYLALRYEMSPLTEDEIANNQVHPDAYFYPKLQQSVDGKTIEKTSPKNDFGFGFVKIKYNSNNSDNPTQTVVDDQRVSINGRKGKDGTYIWAVSQAVDASKVNADEGLSIKSLSYSLPSYTHIYNEPGEYTVTFVARNANAWNCTEQIKEIKVTVVE, encoded by the coding sequence ATGAAAAACAGAAATAAAATAGTATATGGAATGCTGCTATTCCTAACCACAGCATTCACATCATGCGATAACAACGGCATTGACGACTTGGACTTCGATGTAAGCCTGCAAAATCCGGAAACTACCGTAAAGGTGGGCGAACCCGTAACTTTCGCTTTCTCAGGCGACCCCGATTACCTTATCTTCTATTCGGGAGAATACGGTAAGAAATACGCTAACCGCAACCGGACAAAAGCTGATGTGGAAAGCCTAATCCTCAAATATAACTTAGAATTGAAATATGCCCGCATAAACTACCGCAACGGACTGAAAGTTCTGATTTCGGAAGATTTCAACGGGATATATGACGAAGAGAATATCAAGCAAGCAACATGGAGCGACATGGACGGGCAATTAAAGGTGCCCGTCATAGAATCAACCTATGAAGGGTATCAGCATGGAGAAGTCAGGGACATAGTAGTGGACATGGACAATTATAAAGATAAAAGGTTCTACCTCGCCCTCAGATATGAAATGTCTCCGCTGACTGAAGATGAGATAGCCAACAACCAGGTTCATCCCGATGCTTATTTCTATCCGAAACTACAACAGTCGGTGGACGGAAAAACAATCGAGAAAACATCTCCGAAGAATGATTTCGGTTTCGGCTTCGTGAAAATCAAGTACAACAGCAACAACAGCGATAACCCTACACAAACGGTAGTAGACGACCAAAGGGTGTCTATCAACGGGCGCAAAGGTAAAGACGGAACTTATATATGGGCTGTCAGCCAGGCGGTAGATGCCTCGAAAGTGAATGCAGACGAAGGATTATCTATCAAAAGCTTATCCTACAGCCTGCCAAGCTATACGCACATTTACAACGAACCGGGCGAATATACGGTAACTTTCGTAGCACGCAACGCTAACGCATGGAATTGCACGGAACAAATAAAAGAAATAAAAGTAACCGTGGTAGAATAA